One genomic window of Nicotiana sylvestris chromosome 10, ASM39365v2, whole genome shotgun sequence includes the following:
- the LOC104230967 gene encoding putative RING-H2 finger protein ATL37 yields the protein MKHSRNLFCFLLCLFCVMSKTGTVSATRPLNSNVGISPTLAILLACLVLLLMAVIFIYIRRMSPDSFDESMGFYFFRHRPVSRGLEPNIIETLPVFVYSDVKALKIGKSILECAVCLNEFEDEDTLRLLPNCCHVFHPECIDAWLAFRTTCPVCRANLKTKPAGKLQESIQETDDVESQNVSSVVSHPAPEEVINQSSQTPPVHSHTPDKARSKTPDFRHLAPKSTPRRPKIFGMFSRSHSTGHSLIQPGENCERFTLRLPDDVRKRLVDLSLSRAYNGAVAFSPARNSTKGYRFEPEEGRLSLSRAYNGTVAFSPARSSTKGYRCEPADGRLSKLRFLPTPPMFSRSGSSKGEKQPKSLLKSVKSVKSPLNLFCVTEKDDTGERSFTYLRSSSTSS from the coding sequence ATGAAGCATAGCAGAAATCTATTCTGTTTTCTCTTGTGCTTATTTTGTGTCATGTCAAAAACTGGCACAGTCTCAGCCACACGCCCGTTGAACTCAAATGTTGGAATCAGCCCAACGTTAGCGATATTACTCGCTTGTCTTGTTTTATTGTTGATGGCAGTTATCTTCATATATATACGTCGCATGAGCCCTGATTCCTTTGACGAATCAATGGGTTTTTACTTCTTTCGGCACCGACCAGTCTCCCGTGGGCTTGAGCCTAATATCATCGAAACTTTGCCGGTATTTGTATACTCCGATGTCAAAGCCCTAAAGATAGGCAAATCTATCCTAGAATGTGCTGTTTGCCTAAACGAGTTCGAAGATGAAGATACTCTCCGCCTTCTTCCTAATTGTTGCCACGTGTTCCATCCTGAATGTATTGATGCTTGGCTTGCCTTTCGTACCACTTGCCCAGTTTGCCGTGCAAATCTCAAAACAAAACCTGCGGGTAAACTTCAAGAATCAATTCAAGAAACAGATGACGTTGAGTCTCAGAATGTCAGCTCAGTTGTATCACATCCAGCACCAGAAGAAGTAATAAACCAGTCTTCTCAAACGCCGCCCGTTCATAGTCATACGCCAGATAAGGCGAGAAGTAAGACACCTGATTTTCGGCACCTTGCACCAAAATCAACTCCGAGAAGGCCAAAGATTTTTGGGATGTTCAGTCGTTCTCACTCGACGGGTCACTCGTTGATTCAACCTGGTGAAAATTGCGAGAGGTTTACTCTAAGGTTACCTGAtgatgtacgtaaaagattggtagacttaaGCTTGAGTAGGGCCTACAATGGCGCCGTAGCCTTTTCTCCAGCGAGAAATTCAACTAAGGGGTACCGGTTCGAACCGGAGGAGGGCCGGTTAAGCTTGAGTAGGGCCTACAATGGCACCGTAGCCTTTTCTCCAGCGAGAAGTTCAACTAAGGGGTACCGGTGTGAACCGGCGGATGGTCGGTTAAGCAAGCTCCGGTTTCTACCGACTCCGCCTATGTTCTCTAGATCCGGTTCGTCAAAGGGTGAGAAACAGCCGAAGAGTCTGCTGAAGTCCGTTAAGTCAGTTAAGTCGCCGTTAAATTTGTTTTGCGTGACGGAAAAGGACGATACAGGAGAAAGATCTTTTACTTATTTAAGATCAAGTAGTACTTCAAGTTAG